Below is a window of Candidatus Poribacteria bacterium DNA.
GCCATCGTCCGAATCAGCGCGGCATCCATCGTGAAGGAGACGCCGCCTTCGGACGGATCCTTCGGAAACGTCTCCGGCGCGAGACCGTGGAGGAACTCATCGGGAGCCAGTCCGTAGATGCGGAAGTTGCTTCGCGCGCACTCGATCTGCACCTGATGGTTCGCCGTCGCCTCGAAGCGGATCTCTTCGCCGGCGGGAAGTTGGCGGGTCAAGTCGCCCAGCTTTCGCGCCGGGATCGTGACGGCTCCCGTTTGCTCGACGGTTCCAGCGACCTTTAGGCGGAGCCCCACTTCGAGGTCCGTCGCGGTCATCACGATCTCGCCGTCTCGCGCGTCGATCAGGACGTTGGCGAGCACGGGGAGCGTGTTCTTCGTCGCGGCGATGCTCTGCAGCTTCTGGATCGCCGGAAGTAGAACCTCCTGGGCGATGCGGATCTTCATCGATTCCGTCCTCTTCCTATGGATGGCTTCGGTCGACTCCATCCGGGATTCCGATATTGGGTGTCAGCGGCTCAGAATCTCATATTTCGTTCGCGCCCGGATCCCAGCACGTCATCTCGTTCACAGTCTGGTTCTTTCTGTCTCTCTTCTTGTCATATTGTACCCATAGCATTAGTAGTAGGCACGGTGGAGAAGTGGATAGGTCGCCGAAAGCCCGATGACAAGAGGCTGTGTTCCGTTGCGTTCTTTGTGGATAAGTGAGGGATGTTCCCCACAGCGATATGCTGAAAACACGGCGCAGAGCGGGTTACACACGCCTTTCCACGCGACTTCCACGCGATTCGCACAGGTTTTCCCCGGAGTTTTCCACATTTCGGGCTTCTTGAGCCAACTAGGCGATTCCTGCCGTCGGAATCGCAAGACGCCATCGAACGGTTGTGGATAACTTGTGGAGAACTGTTGAGAAGTTCGCGGGATACCATCGTTCCCACCTGATCGTCGATCCGGGCGCCTGAACCGATATTGCGACGCAAGAAACGAATCGCCCTCTGCTCGCCCGTGCTCGTGAATGTGTATCTAACGCAAGTATTTCAGCGAACCATCACCGGCGGTTCCCCTGGATCCGCTGGATGATCTCCTGGATCGTCCGGGCGAGCTCCGAGCTCCGCTCGATCTCCTTCTCGATCTTGGTGCACGCGCTGATGACCGTGCTGTGGTCTCTCCCACCGAAATCCTGCCCGATGTCCACGAACGACAGGTCCGTGAGCTGCCGGCAGAGGTACATGGCGACGTGTCTGCCCGTCGCGATGCGCTTCGTGCGCTTCTTCGCCTTCAGTTCGTTGGGCTTCATGCGGTAGAAGTCGGCGACGACCCGCTGGATCAAGTCGGTGCTGATCGGCTGGCGCGCGATGCTACTGCCGTCATCGTTCTGCCGCCGTAGCACGTGTCGGACGAGATCGACGGTTACCGGCAGAGCCTCCAAATGAGCGTATCGGTAGACCGTCGCGAGCGCGCCTTCCAGTTCGCGGATGTTCGTCGCGACGTTCTCGGCGATATAGAGCGCGACATCGGTGGGCACCTGGTCGATGCCCATGTCCTCCGCCTTGCGCTGGAGGATCGCGATGCGCGTCTCGACTTCCGGCGTGTCGATGCTGGTGATCATGCCCCACATGAACCGGGAGCGCAGGCGTTCCTCGAGCTCCGGGATATCCTTCGGGTAGCTGTCGCTGGCGAGGACGATCTGCTTGTTCGCGTTATGCAGGTCGTTGAAGGTGTTGTAGAACTCGATCTGCGACTGCGCTTTCTTCTGCAGGAACTGGATGTCGTCCATCAGCAGGACGTCGATGGTGCGGTACTTGTTCCGGTTCGCGTTCGCCGTGCTGAACCGGATCGCCTCGACCATGTCGTTGGTGAAGGTCTCGGCGGAGACGTAGAGCGCCTTGAGGTGCGGGTGCTTCTGCCGGACGAGGTTCCCGATGGCGTGGAGCAGGTGGGTCTTGCCCAGCCCGACGCCCCCGTAGATGAAGAGCGGGTTGATCGTCTTGCCGTCGGGGTTCTCGGCGAGCGAGAGGGCGGCGACGTGCGCCAAGCGGTTGCTGGAACCGACGACGAAGCGGTCGAACGTGTAGCGGGGATTGATATTCCCGGCGCGGTCGTTCTCGCCGGCGGGGAGAATGCGAGTGCGTCGCTCCCGTCGGAAGGAGTCGGGGGATATCTCCGTTGGGGCTTCCGGTTCCGTGTCGCGCAGGTCTTCGAAGGGGGCGGCGGACACCGCCGGCGGCGTGCGGAGGTTCGAGTCGACGTGAATGCGCACGTCGGCGGTTGCGTCGGGGAAGCGAGATTGCATCGCGGCGCGGATGCTCTCGAGATAGCGCCGCTCGATGACCTGGCGCGCCCAGTCGGACGAGACAGCGACGTCGAGGTCGGACTCTCCCACCAGAGAACCGTGTGCCTGCTCCAGGTAGGGGTCGCCGTCGCCGATCTCCGAGACGATCTCCTCCCAGAGGGAGGGGGATGGTTCAGCCATCGCCGGTTCCTGTCATGGGTGGATGTCCTGCAGCTACGTCGCCCTTAACGCGCCAAGTCGGCTTGCGTCTACTGGCGCGACCCGTGAGGCAGCTCGGGGTTTTCCACGGGATTACCCACAGGCTTATCCACAAGATTTCCACACTGCCGGTACGTCGATTTCAACGGGTCGTCATGCGGCGGGGTTGCGAAAATCTGGCGTGGATGGGCGGGAGGGCGACTACTTCGTGGCGCTCACGTCGAACTCGTAGAGCTCCTTCTTTGAATTCCGTTTGCGAATGCGCGCGATCTGTGGGTTGCGGAGCCCTGCTTCTCGGAGCATATCCG
It encodes the following:
- the dnaA gene encoding chromosomal replication initiator protein DnaA, producing MAEPSPSLWEEIVSEIGDGDPYLEQAHGSLVGESDLDVAVSSDWARQVIERRYLESIRAAMQSRFPDATADVRIHVDSNLRTPPAVSAAPFEDLRDTEPEAPTEISPDSFRRERRTRILPAGENDRAGNINPRYTFDRFVVGSSNRLAHVAALSLAENPDGKTINPLFIYGGVGLGKTHLLHAIGNLVRQKHPHLKALYVSAETFTNDMVEAIRFSTANANRNKYRTIDVLLMDDIQFLQKKAQSQIEFYNTFNDLHNANKQIVLASDSYPKDIPELEERLRSRFMWGMITSIDTPEVETRIAILQRKAEDMGIDQVPTDVALYIAENVATNIRELEGALATVYRYAHLEALPVTVDLVRHVLRRQNDDGSSIARQPISTDLIQRVVADFYRMKPNELKAKKRTKRIATGRHVAMYLCRQLTDLSFVDIGQDFGGRDHSTVISACTKIEKEIERSSELARTIQEIIQRIQGNRR